One region of Arthrobacter sp. StoSoilB22 genomic DNA includes:
- a CDS encoding TetR/AcrR family transcriptional regulator C-terminal domain-containing protein codes for MARPLVPLISIDALVTAALELVDEAGDFSLPKLAKRIGVSQSSIYNHVSGREEILELMRGRIIAESPYVLEDEQDWEASLRAIVRSYRDAFARHPKLAPLLVLQTVQDAQVMALYENLAVALEAAGFRGRDVMSAISTIDSFALGFALDLAAPDVVWAPPAQGYPALTNALAQAGPADERGEAAFEFGLEILIAGLHSRLQSTVL; via the coding sequence ATGGCACGCCCGCTGGTCCCGCTGATATCCATCGACGCCCTCGTCACCGCTGCCTTGGAGCTGGTGGATGAGGCAGGGGACTTCAGCCTGCCGAAACTGGCCAAACGGATCGGGGTCAGCCAGTCCTCCATCTACAACCACGTCAGCGGCCGGGAGGAGATCCTTGAGCTCATGCGGGGCCGGATCATCGCGGAAAGCCCGTACGTCCTGGAGGATGAGCAGGATTGGGAGGCTTCGCTTCGCGCCATCGTCCGGAGCTATCGTGATGCCTTCGCCCGCCATCCAAAACTCGCGCCGCTGCTGGTACTCCAGACGGTGCAAGATGCCCAGGTCATGGCCCTCTACGAGAACCTGGCTGTGGCCCTCGAAGCCGCAGGGTTCCGGGGCCGGGACGTGATGTCCGCAATTTCCACCATTGACAGCTTCGCCCTGGGCTTCGCTTTGGACTTGGCGGCACCGGACGTCGTCTGGGCACCACCCGCACAGGGGTACCCCGCCCTCACCAATGCCTTGGCCCAAGCCGGACCTGCGGACGAGCGAGGCGAGGCCGCCTTCGAGTTCGGCCTGGAGATCCTCATCGCCGGACTGCATTCCCGTCTTCAGTCGACGGTGCTGTGA
- a CDS encoding APC family permease: MSDLETRPPAADAGNGLKRNAIGTGGIAFLVISAAAPLTVMAGVAPLAIGVGGIGAPMGYIIAGAVLLVFAISFMAMTKHVKAAGGFYTYITLAMGKTVGLASAILAIVSYNCLQIGVYGLFAVQTQGMLRALFGLDVPWPVVALGAIAAVWFLGYRGIDVGAKVLGVLLIAETAILAIMGFGILACGGAQGISFSSFSPENAFTPGVLAILAICFAAFMGFESTVLYRREARNPDKSVPRATYIAVGFMSVFYAFIVWTVIQAYGDGNVVVAAGELADGMFFATINQYVGPWAEVVMYVLIVTSVYASQLAFHNAINRYVYMLANDGVLPAFLGRTHPKYKSPHRAGQMQTILAAVVIIVCAIAGADPYKQLLIWVNTPGIFGIVALQGLVSVAAFIYLRRNRAAATNRFLIPLSVASAVLLFGVVALIAINIELLTFADALTNTILLMVSPAVFLAGLLIARRLRTTRPHVFARIGSFETHDS, encoded by the coding sequence ATGTCCGACCTCGAAACCCGACCTCCGGCAGCAGATGCCGGCAACGGGCTCAAAAGAAATGCCATAGGCACCGGCGGTATTGCCTTCCTGGTGATCTCCGCAGCGGCTCCCCTGACAGTGATGGCCGGCGTTGCCCCACTCGCCATTGGCGTCGGGGGCATAGGCGCCCCCATGGGCTACATCATTGCCGGAGCAGTCCTGCTGGTTTTCGCGATCTCCTTCATGGCCATGACCAAGCACGTCAAAGCAGCCGGTGGTTTCTACACCTACATCACCTTGGCCATGGGCAAGACGGTAGGGCTGGCCTCAGCCATCCTGGCGATCGTTTCCTACAACTGCCTACAAATCGGCGTGTACGGGTTGTTCGCCGTCCAAACCCAAGGCATGCTTCGCGCCCTCTTCGGCCTGGATGTTCCCTGGCCCGTAGTTGCACTGGGGGCCATCGCGGCGGTCTGGTTCCTCGGCTACCGCGGGATCGACGTCGGCGCCAAGGTACTCGGCGTCCTGCTCATCGCCGAAACCGCGATCCTGGCCATCATGGGCTTCGGAATCCTGGCATGCGGCGGCGCCCAAGGCATCAGCTTCTCCTCCTTCTCCCCTGAAAACGCCTTCACTCCAGGTGTTCTTGCCATCCTGGCCATCTGCTTTGCTGCCTTCATGGGCTTCGAGTCCACCGTGCTGTACCGGCGCGAGGCCCGGAATCCGGACAAGTCCGTACCCAGGGCAACCTACATCGCGGTGGGTTTTATGTCCGTGTTCTACGCCTTCATTGTGTGGACCGTTATCCAGGCCTACGGCGATGGAAACGTGGTTGTTGCTGCCGGCGAGCTAGCCGACGGCATGTTCTTTGCCACCATCAACCAGTACGTGGGCCCTTGGGCCGAAGTAGTCATGTATGTGCTGATTGTGACCAGCGTTTATGCCTCCCAGCTTGCGTTCCACAACGCCATCAACCGCTACGTGTACATGCTCGCCAATGACGGCGTGCTCCCCGCGTTCCTCGGCAGGACCCACCCCAAGTACAAGTCCCCGCACCGTGCCGGTCAGATGCAGACCATCCTGGCCGCCGTCGTCATTATCGTCTGCGCCATCGCCGGTGCCGACCCGTACAAGCAACTGCTGATCTGGGTCAACACGCCGGGTATCTTCGGGATTGTGGCTCTGCAGGGACTGGTGTCCGTCGCAGCGTTCATCTACCTGCGACGAAACCGAGCTGCAGCCACCAACCGCTTTCTTATTCCCCTGAGCGTGGCCTCAGCTGTCCTACTGTTCGGTGTGGTGGCGTTGATAGCCATCAACATCGAGCTCCTCACCTTCGCCGACGCCCTGACCAACACCATCCTGCTGATGGTCTCCCCCGCTGTTTTCCTTGCAGGCCTGCTGATTGCCCGCAGACTGCGCACCACCCGCCCCCACGTCTTCGCCCGGATCGGAAGCTTCGAAACCCATGACTCCTGA
- a CDS encoding NAD(P)-dependent alcohol dehydrogenase: MPTANAYAAPSATGDLTLTTIERREVGPNDVHIDIKFAGICHSDIHTVRGDWGPQQYPLAPGHEIAGIVTEVGSDVTKHKVGDRVGVGCMVNSCKECKNCLAGEEQYCLKGNVGTYGAVDRDGTITQGGYSSNVVVNEDFVVTIPEGLDLDVAAPLLCAGITTYSPLHHWGAGPGKKVAVVGLGGLGHMAVKIADAMGAEVTVLSQSLKKMEDGLKLGADHYYATSDPSTFEELAGTFDLIINTVSASIDISAYLQLLTLDGTLVNVGAPAEPLPVNVFSLITGRRRFAGSAIGGIRETQEMLNFCAEHGLGAEIEVIPASKINDAYERVLASDVRYRFVIDASTIG; encoded by the coding sequence ATGCCTACCGCTAACGCTTACGCTGCCCCCTCGGCCACGGGCGACCTGACCCTGACCACCATTGAACGTCGCGAGGTCGGCCCCAACGACGTCCACATCGACATCAAGTTTGCGGGTATCTGCCACTCTGACATCCACACGGTCCGCGGTGACTGGGGCCCGCAGCAGTACCCTCTGGCCCCTGGTCACGAAATCGCCGGAATTGTCACCGAGGTCGGCTCGGACGTCACCAAGCACAAGGTGGGTGACCGTGTTGGCGTCGGCTGCATGGTGAACTCCTGCAAGGAGTGCAAGAACTGCCTGGCCGGAGAGGAACAGTATTGCCTCAAGGGCAATGTGGGCACCTACGGTGCTGTTGACCGTGACGGCACCATCACCCAGGGCGGCTACTCCAGCAACGTCGTGGTGAATGAAGACTTCGTGGTCACCATTCCGGAAGGTTTGGACCTTGACGTCGCCGCTCCGCTGTTGTGCGCCGGCATCACCACCTACTCGCCCCTGCACCACTGGGGTGCCGGCCCCGGCAAGAAGGTTGCCGTGGTGGGTCTAGGTGGACTCGGCCACATGGCAGTGAAGATTGCCGACGCCATGGGTGCTGAGGTCACCGTGCTGTCGCAGTCGCTGAAGAAGATGGAAGACGGCTTGAAGCTCGGCGCCGACCACTACTACGCCACCAGCGATCCCTCCACGTTCGAGGAACTTGCGGGCACCTTCGACCTCATCATCAACACCGTGAGCGCCTCCATCGACATCAGCGCGTACCTGCAGTTGCTGACTCTCGACGGCACGTTGGTCAACGTTGGCGCACCGGCCGAACCCCTGCCCGTCAACGTTTTCTCGCTGATCACGGGTCGTCGACGCTTTGCCGGTTCCGCAATCGGTGGTATCCGCGAAACTCAGGAAATGTTGAACTTCTGCGCGGAGCACGGCCTCGGCGCAGAGATCGAGGTCATCCCGGCCAGCAAGATCAACGACGCTTACGAGCGCGTCCTTGCCTCGGACGTCCGCTACCGCTTTGTCATTGACGCCTCCACTATCGGCTAG
- a CDS encoding amidohydrolase yields the protein MTPDLIILADTIHTMDELHPGQPVQAVAISDGLIAAVGSRQDAGQWQQTDTQVVDLGNATLTPGLVDCHIHPVFGLDLTVGADLNGAAALKDVLTVLRAEAGHDGGWLRGWGLNPNAFGSVQLHRSVLDRVSGEQPAFIRLFDGHSALANSRALELAGIHGSYDFDQASEVVCDADGVPTGLLLEAAAMELVQRHIPQESFAQRKARLGELLRDFARSGLTGGHIMDHSAESAELFHALEADGDLPLRLRAAPWCMPGSGEGSWKELARSIGTGGRRWSIEAIKLFVDGTVDNGTAWLYEPDVQGQSTAPFWPRPEEYSAAVRYFASRGIPTATHAIGDAGVDHVLEAIESLRHVVPGDVLRRTVHRIEHIETVPDELVERFRGAGVVASMQPTHCTHYSMADHSDNWSTRLGTERAGRAWRCRDLRDVGVTLGIGSDWPIAPFEPLPIIADAQLRRRSGHPDQQPIAPSQALTALQALEGYTSHAAKAAGHWDVSGSITVGKRADFTAFELDPLTTAPDEFAASSVLGTFVDGEIQFMLERLA from the coding sequence ATGACTCCTGACCTCATCATCCTTGCCGACACCATTCACACCATGGACGAGCTACACCCTGGCCAGCCAGTCCAGGCCGTTGCCATCAGCGACGGGTTGATTGCCGCCGTCGGTAGTCGCCAGGATGCCGGCCAGTGGCAGCAAACGGACACCCAAGTGGTGGACCTTGGCAACGCGACACTCACGCCGGGATTGGTGGATTGCCATATTCACCCGGTGTTCGGCTTGGACCTGACGGTAGGCGCTGACCTCAACGGTGCCGCGGCCCTAAAAGACGTCCTCACCGTATTGCGGGCAGAAGCAGGACACGACGGCGGCTGGTTGCGTGGATGGGGACTGAACCCGAACGCTTTCGGCTCAGTACAGCTGCACCGAAGTGTGCTGGACAGGGTTTCAGGCGAGCAGCCCGCGTTCATCCGCTTGTTCGACGGACATTCAGCGCTCGCAAACAGCCGAGCCCTGGAACTGGCCGGAATCCATGGCAGCTATGACTTCGACCAGGCCTCTGAGGTGGTCTGCGACGCAGACGGTGTGCCCACCGGATTATTGCTCGAAGCCGCTGCGATGGAGTTGGTCCAGCGCCATATCCCGCAAGAGTCCTTCGCCCAGCGCAAAGCGCGGCTAGGCGAGCTCTTGAGAGACTTCGCCCGTTCGGGGCTGACCGGCGGTCACATCATGGACCACAGCGCTGAATCTGCCGAGCTCTTCCACGCGTTGGAGGCCGATGGTGATCTCCCACTGAGGCTCCGGGCCGCGCCGTGGTGCATGCCGGGCAGCGGCGAGGGCAGCTGGAAGGAGTTGGCCCGCAGTATCGGTACAGGCGGACGCCGCTGGTCCATTGAAGCCATAAAGCTGTTCGTCGATGGGACCGTGGACAACGGGACGGCCTGGCTCTATGAACCTGATGTTCAAGGACAGTCCACTGCGCCGTTCTGGCCGCGTCCCGAAGAATACTCCGCGGCCGTCCGCTATTTTGCTTCCCGCGGTATTCCGACTGCCACGCACGCAATCGGAGATGCCGGGGTTGATCACGTGTTGGAGGCGATCGAATCCCTGCGCCATGTGGTCCCTGGTGATGTTCTGCGCAGAACTGTTCACAGGATTGAGCACATAGAAACTGTGCCGGATGAGCTGGTGGAGCGTTTCCGTGGTGCAGGAGTAGTGGCGAGCATGCAGCCGACCCATTGCACCCATTACTCCATGGCCGATCACAGCGACAACTGGTCAACCCGCCTTGGCACTGAGCGGGCGGGCAGGGCCTGGCGCTGCAGGGATCTTCGCGATGTGGGTGTGACGCTGGGCATCGGCTCTGACTGGCCGATCGCACCCTTCGAGCCGCTTCCGATCATCGCGGACGCCCAACTGCGCCGGCGATCGGGACATCCGGACCAGCAACCCATCGCACCATCCCAAGCCCTCACCGCGCTTCAGGCGTTGGAGGGATACACCTCCCACGCGGCCAAAGCTGCCGGGCACTGGGATGTATCGGGCTCGATCACGGTAGGCAAGCGGGCAGACTTCACGGCGTTCGAACTCGATCCGCTGACCACGGCTCCGGATGAATTTGCGGCAAGCAGCGTTCTGGGAACGTTCGTGGACGGCGAGATTCAGTTCATGCTGGAGCGGCTCGCTTAG
- a CDS encoding helix-turn-helix transcriptional regulator, with protein MDNRTETRDFLSTRRAKIAPEQAGLTVYGGNRRVPGLRRGEVAMLAGVSVEYYTRLERGNLAGVSESVLESLANALQLDDAERAHLYDLARAASDGGKSRRRPVRKQAIRPGVQLTLDAISGSPAFIRNGRLDLLATNALGRALYADIYDSPSGPPNHARFLFLDPRSHDFYTDWERAANDTVAIMRTEAGKDPYDRGLSDLVGELSTRSEEFRVRWASHNVRQHYSGKKHFRHRIVGDLHLLYEALDLSADAGLTLTVYNAEPGTGTDDALKLLASWAATTLNGTDNSGLVRDIH; from the coding sequence ATGGACAATCGGACCGAGACGCGCGACTTCCTCTCCACCCGGAGGGCGAAGATCGCGCCCGAGCAAGCGGGACTGACCGTCTATGGCGGCAACCGCCGTGTACCGGGCCTACGTCGCGGCGAGGTGGCCATGCTGGCCGGCGTAAGCGTGGAGTACTACACCCGACTTGAGCGGGGAAACCTCGCGGGGGTCTCGGAGAGCGTGCTGGAATCCCTGGCGAACGCACTCCAACTCGACGACGCCGAACGAGCCCACCTCTACGATCTCGCCCGGGCGGCGAGCGACGGCGGCAAGTCCCGCCGTCGACCGGTCCGGAAGCAGGCCATCCGGCCGGGCGTACAACTCACCTTGGATGCGATTAGCGGCTCGCCCGCTTTCATCCGCAACGGTCGCTTGGACCTCTTGGCAACGAACGCCCTGGGCCGGGCTTTGTATGCCGACATTTACGACAGCCCCTCCGGACCACCAAACCATGCACGATTCCTGTTCCTGGACCCTCGCAGCCACGATTTCTACACGGATTGGGAACGTGCCGCAAACGACACCGTGGCAATTATGCGGACCGAAGCCGGCAAGGATCCCTACGACCGCGGCCTCAGCGACTTGGTGGGCGAGCTTTCCACCCGCAGCGAGGAGTTCCGGGTCCGCTGGGCATCGCACAATGTCCGCCAGCACTACTCCGGGAAAAAGCATTTCCGCCACCGAATAGTGGGCGACCTTCACTTGCTGTACGAAGCCCTCGACCTGTCTGCCGATGCTGGTTTGACCTTGACGGTTTACAACGCCGAGCCCGGCACCGGCACGGACGACGCTTTGAAATTGCTGGCAAGCTGGGCAGCGACGACTCTCAATGGCACTGATAACTCGGGGCTTGTCCGGGACATTCACTAG
- a CDS encoding DapH/DapD/GlmU-related protein — protein MNPQHGLNYDYSPWTFWSSASEAERQAQDAHHKRLVKRAGVKIGERAFLSPLANVDPDTLSIGADSFIAAYAFITGAITLGDDCTVNAFSVVRGNVTMGDGVRIGAHTSILGFNHSMDASEPVFKQPLTSKGITIGDDVWIGSNVVVLDGVTVGSHAVLAAGAVVTKDVPEWSIVGGNPARRIRDRREATIPATAVEAPSDDALMAELAAFANAARADASALLGRSWTSEAGGAYRDQPGAEPTVRAHCDAIEIADLLLGSVPPQLSRDEHMARLRKLQDPVTGLVPEFGSDVHGDSTITFGAGPATYHVLSVGYALDLIGSRFEHPIHAIADMDPAAVRSSLDTLPWRNEAWGSGAWVDAWGTAAYWNLAQSHPNATGSLEALFGWLLTRVSSASGTWVTPTDDNRLEVVNGYYRLTRGTFAQFGVPIPHVERLVDTVLEHAADPRYFSPGRQNACNVLDVVHPLWLALKQTTHRREDARNWARTQLGQALERWVPGEGMAFSAEPSTGDGNVPTLQGTEMWLAIIWYLADLLGCAGTLGYRPRGVHRPEPALSLPTL, from the coding sequence GTGAATCCTCAGCACGGCCTCAACTATGACTACTCACCGTGGACCTTCTGGAGTTCTGCTTCGGAAGCTGAACGCCAGGCGCAGGACGCCCACCACAAACGTTTGGTTAAACGTGCTGGAGTCAAAATTGGCGAGCGGGCCTTCCTGTCCCCCTTGGCGAACGTGGATCCCGACACGCTCTCCATCGGTGCTGATTCTTTCATCGCGGCCTACGCTTTCATCACAGGCGCCATCACCCTGGGCGATGATTGCACCGTCAATGCTTTCAGCGTAGTCAGAGGCAACGTCACCATGGGCGACGGCGTGCGGATCGGTGCCCACACGTCCATCCTCGGTTTCAACCACTCCATGGATGCTTCCGAGCCTGTGTTTAAGCAGCCACTCACGAGTAAGGGCATCACCATAGGGGACGATGTCTGGATCGGTTCGAATGTTGTGGTTCTTGACGGCGTTACTGTGGGCTCGCACGCAGTGCTGGCCGCAGGAGCGGTGGTAACCAAGGATGTGCCGGAATGGTCGATTGTGGGTGGAAACCCTGCGCGCCGGATCAGGGACCGGCGAGAGGCAACAATCCCGGCTACGGCTGTTGAGGCGCCGTCCGACGACGCCTTGATGGCTGAGCTGGCTGCCTTCGCCAACGCTGCACGCGCCGATGCATCAGCCCTTCTTGGGCGGAGTTGGACCTCTGAAGCAGGCGGCGCTTACCGCGACCAGCCAGGTGCTGAGCCGACCGTCAGGGCCCATTGCGACGCGATTGAAATCGCGGACTTGCTGCTGGGTTCTGTCCCTCCGCAACTGTCACGGGACGAACACATGGCGCGGCTCCGGAAGCTCCAAGATCCCGTCACGGGCCTGGTTCCAGAGTTCGGGTCCGACGTCCACGGGGATTCAACAATCACCTTCGGCGCCGGTCCTGCCACCTACCATGTGCTTTCTGTCGGTTATGCCCTGGACCTCATCGGAAGTCGCTTCGAGCATCCGATCCACGCCATAGCTGACATGGATCCGGCAGCGGTAAGGTCTTCCCTGGATACTCTCCCGTGGCGTAACGAAGCATGGGGATCCGGTGCTTGGGTGGACGCATGGGGGACGGCTGCGTATTGGAACCTCGCGCAATCCCATCCCAATGCCACGGGTTCCCTCGAGGCTCTCTTCGGTTGGTTGCTGACTAGGGTCAGTTCCGCCTCGGGAACATGGGTCACCCCAACGGACGACAATCGATTGGAGGTAGTCAACGGTTACTACCGACTGACGCGCGGCACCTTCGCCCAATTCGGCGTACCGATTCCTCACGTTGAGCGGCTGGTAGACACTGTTCTGGAGCACGCCGCGGACCCACGATACTTCTCCCCCGGCCGGCAGAACGCCTGCAACGTCCTGGACGTGGTGCACCCACTGTGGCTGGCGCTCAAGCAGACCACGCACCGCCGGGAGGATGCCCGGAATTGGGCACGGACTCAGCTCGGGCAGGCACTTGAACGGTGGGTGCCCGGCGAGGGGATGGCCTTTAGTGCTGAACCCTCAACCGGAGACGGGAACGTCCCCACGCTGCAGGGAACGGAGATGTGGCTGGCAATCATCTGGTACCTGGCCGACCTTCTTGGCTGCGCTGGAACGCTCGGATATCGGCCCCGGGGCGTCCACCGACCTGAACCTGCCCTTTCGCTGCCGACCCTATAG
- a CDS encoding M50 family metallopeptidase: MNLLQTWWDAVVRGFTDTHTTAVPLPALLVILACAVVLSIPRVTWRWFGLYVTFVHELGHAYAALMTGRFVHGLRIGLDHSGRLVSSGRSAFGAAWSGFWGYPAPAVVGLCLIAAFAAGRSGAAMSIGALILLVSLIFLRNLTGILVAVLSAAIAQLLILFATPTTVNYVVLALGIALSVGGVRDLFKLAGVHTRRRDRLAKSDAFILGRNTGVPAFVWLTGFTVVITGCSLASAWMLWGMLTV; this comes from the coding sequence GTGAACCTCCTTCAAACCTGGTGGGACGCCGTGGTCCGCGGCTTCACCGACACCCACACCACAGCGGTGCCCTTGCCAGCCCTGCTGGTCATACTCGCGTGCGCCGTCGTTCTGAGCATCCCGCGTGTCACCTGGCGTTGGTTCGGCCTTTACGTCACCTTTGTCCACGAGCTGGGCCATGCCTACGCCGCGCTCATGACGGGCCGCTTTGTCCATGGGCTCCGGATCGGACTGGACCATTCGGGCCGCCTTGTCAGCAGCGGCCGGAGCGCTTTCGGGGCAGCGTGGTCTGGATTCTGGGGCTACCCTGCACCCGCCGTGGTTGGTTTGTGCCTGATTGCCGCCTTCGCCGCCGGCCGCTCCGGCGCCGCCATGTCCATCGGGGCCTTGATCCTGCTGGTCTCGCTGATCTTCCTGAGGAACCTCACCGGGATCCTCGTAGCGGTGTTGAGCGCCGCGATTGCCCAACTCCTGATCCTGTTCGCCACACCCACAACCGTCAACTACGTTGTGCTGGCTCTCGGCATTGCCCTTTCCGTAGGCGGCGTCAGGGACCTGTTCAAACTTGCCGGTGTGCACACCCGCCGCCGCGACCGGCTGGCGAAATCGGACGCCTTCATCCTGGGCCGCAACACTGGAGTCCCGGCGTTCGTCTGGTTGACCGGGTTCACGGTGGTGATCACCGGATGCTCCCTCGCGTCCGCCTGGATGCTGTGGGGTATGCTCACCGTTTAG
- the hrpB gene encoding ATP-dependent helicase HrpB: protein MTFRLDTIGTGLAFAKSLADLTTALTIQADAGALRGRKAAFGGAVMVGGIAVVQAPPGTGKTTLVPPLLANLVSGQNPGQPRVVVTQPRRVAARSAARRLASLDGSRLGDRVGYTVRGESKVSKDTVVEFVTPGILLRRLLADPGLEDVHAVVLDEVHERGLETDLLVGMLAEVRELRGDLTLVAMSATLDAPRFAALLGAGGDPDGGVPAPVVDCPSALYPMEVQWVPAREHRLDTRGVSRSFLDHVANTAAAAYSAALSRNPAADALVFLPGAREVSDVATRLRRQLPHNVEVLELHGQIGPEAQDRAVSGRGPGGSPRIIVSTSLAESSLTVPGVRLVIDSGLSREPRRDAGRGMSGLVTVSCSRASADQRAGRAARQGPGTVVRCYDQQAYGAAPAHQTPEISVADLTGAALILACWGAPGGLGLKLPDAAPAAAMTDAVEVLRELGAVGQDGTVTAMGKTLARIPADPRLARALLDGAAVVGRRAAAETVALVAGDHRAPAADLTKLLTALRSGSDPGSRRFAEDVRRMQSLAEKEMRSGDGAAGVGSPQPAADVTAREAPGFVVALAFPDRIARRVPGDGSTTYLLSSGTRAGLPSGSSLSGHDWLAVAEVSRAQGRDAAGTGAVVRSAAPLSAELAVEAAPGLLTEKVQAKFDQGRVMARLERSLGAIVLSSTPVRPSAESGRHAVSRALEKSGLSMIGWSTAADSLRRRLAMVHREIGSPWPDVREAALLSTLDEWLGPEMESMATGTPVSAINLVDPLRRLLPWPEAARLDDLVPERLMVPSGSRIRIDYPEVPDSTHRGGANHDGADHDGGRPVVAVKLQECFGWDSTPRLVDGRVPVLFHLLSPAGRPLAVTDDLASFWSGPYSQVRAEMRGRYPRHPWPEDPWTAPATAKTKNRM, encoded by the coding sequence GTGACTTTCAGACTGGACACCATCGGCACGGGGCTGGCTTTTGCTAAGTCCCTCGCTGACCTCACGACGGCCCTGACAATCCAGGCCGACGCCGGCGCTCTCCGTGGGCGAAAGGCGGCGTTTGGGGGAGCGGTAATGGTTGGAGGCATCGCCGTGGTTCAGGCACCTCCGGGCACAGGTAAAACCACCCTGGTCCCGCCGTTGCTCGCCAATCTCGTGTCCGGACAGAACCCTGGCCAGCCACGCGTTGTCGTGACCCAACCGCGCCGTGTGGCAGCCCGCTCAGCCGCACGCCGCCTGGCCTCGTTGGACGGAAGCCGCCTCGGTGACAGAGTGGGCTATACAGTCCGGGGTGAAAGCAAGGTCAGCAAAGACACCGTGGTGGAATTCGTCACGCCGGGCATTCTCCTGCGGCGGCTTCTGGCTGACCCCGGACTTGAGGACGTGCACGCCGTGGTCCTGGACGAAGTCCACGAACGCGGCCTGGAAACGGACCTCCTGGTAGGTATGCTCGCGGAGGTCCGGGAGCTGCGCGGTGACCTGACCCTGGTGGCGATGTCGGCAACTCTCGACGCACCGCGCTTTGCAGCACTATTGGGAGCGGGCGGGGACCCCGACGGCGGTGTGCCGGCTCCGGTGGTCGACTGCCCTTCAGCGCTGTACCCGATGGAAGTCCAGTGGGTTCCGGCCCGGGAGCATCGTTTGGATACCAGGGGAGTGTCCCGGAGTTTCCTCGATCATGTGGCCAACACAGCAGCGGCTGCCTACTCGGCTGCCCTGAGCCGGAATCCCGCGGCGGACGCCCTGGTTTTCCTTCCGGGAGCCCGGGAAGTTTCCGACGTCGCCACCCGTCTTCGCAGGCAGCTGCCCCACAACGTGGAAGTTCTCGAGTTGCATGGCCAGATCGGTCCGGAAGCCCAGGACCGGGCGGTATCTGGCCGAGGACCCGGCGGATCACCGCGGATCATCGTGTCTACATCCTTGGCGGAATCCTCCCTCACGGTGCCCGGCGTGCGTTTGGTCATTGACTCGGGGCTTTCACGGGAACCGCGCCGGGATGCCGGCCGCGGCATGTCCGGACTCGTGACCGTTTCCTGTTCCCGTGCCTCGGCCGATCAGCGGGCCGGCCGTGCAGCGCGACAGGGCCCAGGAACGGTGGTGCGCTGCTACGACCAGCAGGCCTATGGCGCAGCTCCGGCACATCAGACCCCCGAAATCTCTGTTGCAGACCTCACCGGTGCGGCGCTGATTCTTGCGTGCTGGGGTGCGCCGGGCGGTTTGGGGTTGAAGCTTCCGGACGCGGCGCCGGCCGCCGCCATGACAGATGCCGTGGAGGTTCTGCGTGAACTAGGCGCCGTAGGACAGGACGGAACGGTCACCGCCATGGGTAAGACTTTGGCCCGCATCCCTGCGGACCCCCGGCTTGCCCGCGCCTTGTTGGACGGGGCCGCGGTGGTGGGGCGACGCGCGGCCGCTGAGACGGTGGCACTCGTGGCAGGTGACCACAGAGCGCCCGCTGCCGACCTAACAAAGCTGCTTACTGCGCTGCGTTCTGGGTCAGACCCCGGCTCCCGTCGTTTCGCCGAGGACGTCAGGCGGATGCAGTCGTTGGCAGAGAAGGAAATGCGGTCAGGGGACGGGGCTGCCGGGGTCGGGTCTCCCCAACCGGCCGCCGATGTCACGGCAAGGGAAGCACCCGGCTTTGTGGTGGCGCTGGCTTTCCCGGACCGCATAGCCAGGCGCGTACCCGGTGATGGGTCCACCACGTACTTGCTGTCGTCCGGGACGCGGGCCGGGCTTCCCTCGGGGAGTTCACTGTCCGGGCATGATTGGCTTGCTGTGGCCGAGGTGTCACGCGCCCAGGGGCGCGATGCCGCCGGAACCGGCGCCGTGGTCCGTTCTGCCGCGCCATTGTCAGCCGAACTGGCCGTAGAAGCTGCGCCGGGCCTTCTTACGGAGAAAGTGCAGGCAAAGTTCGATCAAGGTCGGGTGATGGCCAGGCTGGAACGCAGTCTGGGTGCCATCGTGTTGTCCTCCACCCCCGTTCGCCCCAGCGCGGAATCGGGGCGGCACGCAGTGTCCAGAGCGTTGGAAAAGTCGGGATTGTCCATGATCGGCTGGTCAACGGCAGCTGATTCCCTACGCCGGCGCCTTGCCATGGTGCACCGTGAAATCGGGAGTCCGTGGCCTGACGTCCGTGAGGCTGCCCTGCTATCCACACTTGATGAGTGGCTGGGCCCGGAGATGGAATCGATGGCAACCGGGACACCCGTCAGCGCCATAAACCTTGTTGACCCCCTCAGGCGCCTGCTCCCATGGCCGGAGGCCGCTCGGCTCGACGACCTCGTGCCGGAGCGTCTGATGGTGCCAAGTGGTTCGCGCATCCGGATCGACTATCCCGAAGTTCCGGACAGTACGCATCGCGGCGGAGCGAATCACGATGGTGCGGATCACGACGGCGGCCGTCCGGTGGTGGCGGTCAAGCTTCAGGAATGTTTCGGTTGGGACAGCACGCCGCGCCTCGTGGATGGCAGGGTTCCGGTCTTGTTTCACCTGCTATCCCCGGCAGGAAGGCCGTTGGCCGTCACGGACGATCTCGCGTCGTTCTGGTCCGGTCCTTACTCCCAGGTTCGGGCCGAGATGCGTGGGCGCTACCCCAGGCATCCCTGGCCCGAAGACCCGTGGACTGCGCCGGCTACGGCTAAGACGAAGAACAGGATGTAG